The following coding sequences lie in one Synechococcus sp. PCC 7336 genomic window:
- a CDS encoding choice-of-anchor I family protein — translation MSIELNQIGTFTTGVFDESAAEIAAFDPSSQRLFVVNGDSNAIDVLDLSDPTNPTPIASLDVSLSGGPNSVAVANGIVAVALEDVTETETGTVAFFNAADLSLSNVVGVGVLPDAVTFTPDGTKLLVANEGEPVGDGNLLEVDPEGTISIIDLSAGVEEATVATADFSAFNGRENDLRGDGVRIFPGRTAAQDLEPEFIAVSPDGTTAFVTLQENNAVAVVDIESATVLDILPLGVTDFSRGLPELETFDIPELTTESFQIGTDPDGNPIFLGGLSGLAFDGFNPDNGNPRFVAINDRGPVGGALDTPDPDSSDRPFFAPELQVTVLTLELDEASGQVSIVDSLGLTREISVVGVPFPVSVPLTGLPNIPGFFEVPVDPETGDPLPNDFFGLDSEGIIRDPSTGNLYIADEQAPSINVFSSEGALIDRFVPIGFAAQDETGSPAGTFGSETLPEVYLNRRNNRGFEGIAFDTERNIVYGFIQTPLSNPDTATSNGSSILRILGIDPVTGVPIEEFVYVLQTPALVTTDPSTSFGSAEVDRIGDAVFAGDGQFYVIERDNEDIDTAQQFIFKIDLQGATNILGTDIANATDGATLETLSPDDLAAAGIQPVNKIQVTNLPSLGFSPSAQSEGLALLSDGRLAVLNDNDYEGPGTPTQLGIISFESSNGLDPSDDDGAINIDNFPVFGLFQPDTIASFEIDGQTFFITANEGDGRDSFDDLTDIDRVGDLTLDPDAFPDADTLQLDENLGRLEVSTIDGDIDGDGDFDQLFAFGSRSFSIRDALGNIVFDSGDQLEQITAAALPEDFNSDNDENGSFDSRSDDGGPEPEGIAVGTVGDRTFAFIGLERIGGIAVFDISDPANSSFVQYINNRDFSLDLELPDGSSNPAAGDSGPEGLVFISAEDSPNGNPLLVVANEVSGSTTIFEISDLDDPGPGGAIAAQAFNDLDSSSTFTTDQLADGEPLTNAGSVNSGGPGLDFQTFFFETRGAAGPAAGTESGDFIGVNSFIGANAPDVAADGTPVAAGVEHNFQFNDGDGRLDLVFESVDLTDIDQSFLSFDYWINDTGFEADDAFSFSLSDGTHSQTFLNFGEAELEANVSPDDGTPNWNTVTVDLDELINTSGFDNELTLTLSVDTNSGVENIFVDNILFAEGEAPDVDPDPVTVAAIYEIQGAGHLSPLLGELVQTTGIVTAIAFNGFYLQDAVGDGDDNTSDGIFVAGSTAGIAVGHEVEVEGTVAEIIPGGAGTGNLSITQLNASDISANSSGNALPDAVVIGQSGRLPANTTVISDDELPVNLQNAADDVANNFDPENDAIDFYESLEGQRVTIEAAVAVSPTRVFTPFSAEAFTLPNLGATSDDPLNSRGGINLDSGPDNLGDRNPERVQIQFDPTISGESTPPALNVGDQLGDVTGVVGYSFGNFEVNLTGPVNVVTPSGLEQEVTDLVGTEDQLTVASYNVLNLTSTLADEGGLDPDAAQRDRLAAQIIDNLGSPDIIALQEIQDNDGENGGSNSLVSDASQTLQDLVDAIAAAGGPTYQFFDVFNAAGVGNEGEFTELQGGVPGGNIRNAFLYNPDRVTLEGMDALTPTALAAAGVSNPDAFAGSRVPVVGTFGFNGETVMVVNNHFSSRFGSTPIFGGPQPFVQAGEAAREAQSLANNEFVDSLLATDPAANIVVAGDLNTFQFTNDLVEILPGTGDERVLTNLISQAEADGDAYTFIFDGNSQVLDNFFVTDSILEGAEFDIVHVNNDFTRDDDAIEFDDVLPASDHEPLVARLDLSADPVEPANFTLQLLHASDLEGGVDAISAAPNFAALVSAFEAEFENTITLSAGDNFISGPFFNAASDPNAFNPIFEGLYNTIPIFDVDGDGTPAALVDVSAIPDSADTDGNSFLDNGEIDAFLLDPTQNTAGLTAADVYVTDINGDGDPDFFDEIDNFQGRVDITIMNLIGFDASALGNHEFDLGTDTLENIINYDSEEGNSLSSTGEASILAAFPDLVNFLQEVDFPGIQFPYLSSNLDFSADPEIGNLFTDEILLSTEFASDLLSARANPADPFETAADSNDDRIAPSTVIEVGGELIGVVGATTPLLESISSPGLVEVLPSSDAIAELATIIQTEIDELLAFDDGSGRSLDKVILVSHLQQFAIEAEQLAPLLSGVDIIVAGGSDQIVADQEDIDRGLQPGDTIDNVFDIDPDTPSVQPGYPFVTSDADGNPVAVVSTDGEYSYVGRLAIEFDSNGNIIPESVDETVSGAFATTDAGVIAQFNQAGALTDAEALEAAFADGTSQQVVQDLVNNVTNVVNLQDGNIVGQSDVFLNGARSSVRNEETNFGNLTADANIFVAREIEDIDTSPILVSIKNGGGIRDIIGFVGQLDDGTVVQTTTQANPAAGKEAGDVSQLDIANTLRFNNGLELVTLTSEQLLEVLEHAVAESQPDMFNEPGQFGQVGNIRFSFDPTQAARSFDPNTLEQITAGDRILNVTVFDEATGEFVPVVVDGEVLPNAPAAIRVVTLDFLENGGDSYPFPVFEALDPDFYNEVNLEAEFAALASGSFQDLADFADAGSEQDALAELFFAEFNEDLGGSAFGVEDTSVSEDERVQNLSFREDTVLPSLAVLIGTDGDDILQGTADGDSIFGLAGDDIIKGRAGDDELFGADGDDFLKGDSGNDTLLGGAGDDDLKAGQGDDDLQGGGGNDDLFGRAGDDTLVGGEGDDDLFGGGGADTLEGGGGNDDLRAGGGADTLYGGEGDDDLIGGGGADTLMGGSGNDDLFGGGGADFIAGGSGSDDLFGNGGADTLMGGGGSDRLNGGGGNDTADFSDIPVGVTADLAAGTAFYEPAPDVLITDTLRSIENLTGTVFNDNLAGDARANILNGVGGADALTGGAGGDTFVLGDESGAFYAEAGTADVAELTDFATGEDRIQLSGSLGDYAFFSLGSGPATAIALDDGNGSFDFLGDELVAFVGNGFELTDLAFV, via the coding sequence ATGTCAATCGAACTCAACCAAATTGGGACATTTACGACAGGAGTATTTGATGAAAGCGCTGCCGAAATTGCAGCTTTCGATCCCAGCTCCCAGCGGCTGTTTGTGGTGAATGGCGATAGCAATGCGATCGACGTTCTCGATCTCTCCGATCCGACAAACCCCACTCCGATCGCGTCTCTCGATGTCAGTCTCAGCGGCGGGCCTAACAGCGTCGCAGTGGCCAACGGCATCGTTGCAGTTGCCCTAGAGGATGTCACCGAGACCGAAACGGGTACAGTCGCCTTTTTCAATGCTGCAGATCTGTCTCTCTCGAATGTGGTTGGGGTCGGAGTCTTGCCCGATGCCGTCACCTTTACCCCAGATGGAACCAAACTATTGGTTGCCAACGAAGGGGAGCCCGTCGGCGATGGCAATTTGCTGGAAGTCGATCCAGAAGGAACGATTAGCATTATCGATCTGTCGGCAGGTGTGGAAGAGGCCACGGTTGCCACGGCTGATTTCTCTGCTTTTAACGGTCGCGAGAACGATTTGCGCGGCGATGGGGTGCGCATCTTCCCCGGTCGAACGGCAGCGCAGGATCTCGAACCCGAGTTCATCGCTGTTTCTCCCGATGGCACCACCGCGTTTGTCACGCTGCAGGAAAACAATGCTGTGGCGGTGGTGGATATCGAGTCTGCCACTGTGTTGGATATTCTGCCTCTGGGCGTTACCGATTTCAGCCGAGGGTTGCCGGAACTCGAAACCTTTGACATCCCCGAGCTGACAACGGAATCCTTTCAAATTGGCACCGACCCGGATGGCAATCCGATTTTTCTCGGCGGTCTATCGGGATTGGCCTTCGATGGATTCAACCCCGACAATGGCAATCCTCGGTTTGTAGCGATTAACGATCGCGGTCCTGTCGGCGGCGCGCTCGATACTCCCGACCCAGATTCTAGCGATCGCCCCTTCTTCGCCCCCGAGCTGCAAGTCACCGTCCTCACCCTCGAATTGGATGAAGCCTCGGGTCAAGTTTCGATTGTCGATAGCCTCGGTTTAACCCGCGAAATCAGTGTTGTAGGGGTACCGTTTCCGGTTTCCGTCCCCCTGACGGGACTCCCGAATATTCCAGGTTTCTTTGAAGTCCCTGTCGATCCCGAAACTGGCGATCCACTGCCAAACGATTTCTTTGGTTTGGACAGCGAAGGCATCATCCGCGATCCCTCCACTGGGAATCTCTACATTGCAGACGAGCAGGCCCCGTCCATCAATGTTTTCTCCTCCGAGGGCGCACTCATCGATCGCTTTGTGCCCATCGGTTTCGCGGCCCAAGACGAAACAGGCTCCCCTGCAGGTACCTTTGGCAGCGAAACGCTGCCCGAAGTCTATCTAAACCGCCGCAACAATCGCGGTTTTGAGGGCATTGCTTTCGACACCGAGCGCAATATTGTTTACGGCTTCATTCAAACGCCGCTGTCTAACCCCGACACCGCCACCAGCAATGGCTCCAGCATTCTGCGCATTTTGGGCATCGATCCGGTCACGGGCGTACCGATTGAGGAATTTGTCTACGTTTTGCAGACGCCCGCATTGGTCACAACCGATCCCAGCACCAGTTTTGGCAGCGCAGAAGTGGATCGGATTGGCGACGCCGTGTTTGCCGGTGACGGTCAGTTTTATGTCATCGAGCGAGATAACGAGGATATCGATACCGCTCAGCAGTTCATCTTCAAGATCGACCTGCAAGGGGCAACCAATATTCTCGGCACCGATATCGCGAATGCCACCGACGGCGCAACGCTGGAGACTCTCTCTCCAGACGATCTAGCGGCAGCAGGCATACAGCCAGTCAACAAGATTCAGGTCACTAATTTGCCCTCTTTGGGCTTTAGCCCCAGTGCCCAGTCTGAAGGATTGGCCCTGTTGAGTGACGGACGCTTAGCCGTGCTCAACGACAACGATTACGAAGGCCCCGGTACCCCCACCCAACTGGGCATCATCAGCTTCGAGAGCTCCAATGGTTTGGACCCCAGCGACGATGACGGTGCCATCAATATCGATAACTTCCCGGTTTTTGGTCTGTTCCAACCCGACACGATTGCGTCATTCGAGATCGACGGTCAAACCTTCTTCATTACTGCGAACGAAGGGGATGGCCGAGATAGTTTTGACGACCTCACCGATATCGATCGCGTTGGGGATTTAACCCTCGATCCCGACGCCTTCCCGGATGCTGACACCCTGCAACTGGATGAAAACTTGGGCCGCTTGGAAGTCTCCACCATCGACGGAGACATCGATGGCGATGGGGATTTCGACCAGCTCTTTGCTTTTGGTAGCCGTTCTTTCTCTATCCGCGATGCTTTAGGCAACATCGTGTTCGACAGCGGCGACCAATTGGAGCAGATTACCGCCGCCGCATTGCCGGAGGATTTCAACTCAGACAATGACGAAAACGGTAGCTTCGATAGCCGCAGCGATGACGGCGGGCCGGAGCCGGAAGGGATTGCAGTCGGCACCGTCGGCGATCGCACCTTTGCCTTTATTGGCTTGGAACGCATTGGCGGCATTGCGGTCTTTGACATTTCCGATCCGGCGAATTCCAGCTTTGTTCAGTACATCAACAATCGCGACTTCAGTCTTGACCTCGAACTGCCCGACGGGTCGTCCAACCCTGCCGCAGGCGATTCCGGTCCCGAGGGCTTGGTGTTCATCTCGGCTGAAGATAGCCCCAACGGCAACCCACTCTTGGTGGTTGCCAATGAAGTGAGTGGCTCCACCACTATCTTCGAAATCTCCGACTTGGATGACCCCGGTCCTGGAGGGGCGATCGCCGCTCAAGCTTTCAACGACCTCGACTCCAGTTCCACCTTCACGACCGACCAATTGGCCGATGGCGAGCCCTTAACCAATGCTGGGTCTGTTAACAGTGGCGGACCGGGCTTAGATTTTCAGACTTTCTTCTTCGAGACCAGAGGTGCCGCCGGTCCTGCAGCGGGCACTGAGTCTGGAGATTTTATTGGCGTCAACTCCTTTATTGGCGCGAATGCCCCCGATGTGGCTGCCGATGGCACCCCTGTCGCGGCGGGAGTGGAGCACAACTTCCAGTTCAACGATGGCGACGGACGCTTGGACTTAGTGTTTGAGTCGGTCGATTTGACGGACATCGACCAAAGCTTCCTCAGCTTCGATTACTGGATTAACGATACGGGCTTCGAGGCGGATGATGCCTTCTCCTTCAGCCTGAGCGATGGCACCCATTCCCAAACGTTCCTCAACTTCGGCGAGGCCGAACTAGAGGCCAACGTTTCTCCCGACGACGGCACCCCCAATTGGAACACCGTCACGGTTGACTTGGACGAGCTGATAAACACCAGCGGCTTTGACAATGAGTTAACCCTGACCCTCAGCGTCGATACCAATTCGGGGGTTGAGAACATCTTTGTGGATAACATTCTGTTTGCCGAGGGTGAAGCTCCCGATGTTGACCCAGATCCCGTAACCGTTGCAGCCATTTATGAGATTCAAGGGGCCGGACATCTTTCTCCGCTGCTGGGCGAACTCGTGCAGACGACGGGAATTGTCACGGCGATCGCCTTCAATGGCTTCTACTTGCAAGATGCTGTAGGGGATGGCGACGACAACACCTCTGACGGCATTTTTGTGGCGGGCAGCACCGCTGGCATTGCGGTTGGGCATGAGGTTGAGGTCGAAGGGACGGTGGCTGAGATTATTCCGGGGGGCGCTGGCACTGGCAACCTTTCCATTACCCAGCTCAACGCCTCTGACATCTCGGCGAACAGCAGCGGCAATGCCTTGCCCGACGCAGTGGTGATTGGACAGAGCGGTCGCTTGCCTGCGAATACGACAGTCATTAGCGACGACGAATTGCCGGTAAATCTGCAAAATGCAGCCGACGATGTCGCGAATAATTTCGATCCAGAAAACGATGCCATTGACTTCTACGAGAGCTTGGAAGGTCAACGGGTCACCATCGAAGCTGCCGTTGCCGTTTCCCCCACGCGGGTCTTTACCCCCTTCTCTGCAGAGGCATTCACTCTCCCCAATCTGGGGGCCACCTCTGACGACCCCCTCAATAGTCGGGGCGGCATCAACCTCGACTCCGGCCCCGATAATTTGGGCGATCGAAACCCCGAGCGGGTCCAAATTCAGTTCGATCCCACCATCTCTGGGGAATCTACCCCTCCGGCCTTGAATGTGGGGGACCAGTTGGGAGATGTGACTGGGGTTGTGGGATACAGCTTCGGTAATTTCGAAGTCAACCTCACCGGTCCCGTCAATGTTGTCACGCCTAGCGGACTGGAGCAGGAGGTCACCGACCTGGTAGGGACTGAAGACCAACTTACGGTCGCTAGCTACAACGTATTGAACCTCACCAGTACGCTTGCAGATGAGGGCGGTCTCGATCCCGATGCCGCTCAGCGCGATCGCCTGGCAGCTCAAATCATTGACAATCTAGGCTCCCCCGACATCATCGCCTTGCAAGAAATTCAGGATAACGATGGTGAAAACGGCGGCAGTAACAGCCTGGTTAGCGATGCCAGTCAGACGCTGCAGGATTTAGTCGATGCGATCGCCGCTGCCGGTGGCCCCACCTACCAATTCTTCGATGTCTTCAATGCAGCGGGGGTGGGTAATGAAGGCGAGTTCACCGAGCTCCAGGGGGGCGTTCCAGGCGGCAACATCCGCAATGCTTTCCTCTACAACCCCGACCGAGTCACCCTTGAAGGGATGGATGCTCTGACGCCAACTGCTTTGGCAGCGGCAGGGGTCAGTAATCCCGATGCCTTTGCCGGTAGCCGCGTTCCGGTTGTCGGGACCTTTGGCTTCAACGGCGAAACCGTGATGGTAGTCAACAACCACTTCTCCTCCCGATTTGGCTCCACACCGATCTTTGGAGGACCGCAGCCCTTCGTACAGGCGGGCGAAGCTGCTCGCGAGGCTCAGTCTCTGGCGAACAATGAATTCGTTGATTCCCTCCTCGCCACTGACCCCGCAGCCAACATCGTTGTGGCTGGCGACCTCAACACTTTCCAGTTCACCAACGACTTAGTCGAAATCTTGCCGGGAACGGGTGACGAACGAGTCTTAACGAACTTAATCTCGCAAGCTGAAGCGGACGGAGATGCTTACACCTTCATCTTTGATGGCAACAGCCAAGTGCTCGATAACTTCTTTGTCACGGACTCCATACTTGAAGGGGCAGAATTCGATATTGTCCACGTCAACAACGACTTCACCCGCGATGACGATGCGATCGAGTTTGACGATGTCCTTCCGGCCAGCGACCACGAACCCCTAGTGGCCCGTTTAGATCTATCTGCGGACCCCGTGGAGCCCGCTAACTTCACACTGCAACTGCTGCACGCCTCCGACCTCGAAGGGGGCGTCGATGCCATTTCCGCCGCCCCGAACTTTGCCGCTTTGGTCAGTGCTTTCGAAGCCGAATTCGAGAACACCATCACCCTCTCTGCGGGCGATAACTTCATCTCCGGTCCGTTCTTCAATGCGGCCTCCGATCCGAACGCGTTCAACCCCATCTTTGAAGGGCTATACAACACGATTCCGATCTTCGATGTCGATGGCGACGGCACCCCCGCAGCCCTAGTGGATGTCTCCGCCATCCCCGATTCGGCAGACACCGATGGCAATAGCTTCTTAGACAATGGCGAAATCGATGCCTTCCTGCTCGATCCGACCCAAAATACGGCAGGTCTAACCGCTGCCGATGTCTACGTGACCGACATTAATGGCGATGGCGATCCCGACTTCTTTGACGAGATTGACAACTTCCAAGGTCGAGTAGACATCACCATCATGAACCTGATTGGGTTCGATGCCTCTGCTCTGGGCAACCACGAGTTCGATCTCGGCACCGACACCCTGGAAAACATCATTAATTACGACTCAGAAGAAGGGAACAGTCTGTCTTCCACTGGCGAGGCATCCATTCTGGCGGCCTTCCCCGATCTCGTAAACTTTCTGCAAGAAGTTGACTTCCCGGGCATTCAGTTCCCCTATCTCTCCTCCAACCTCGACTTCTCTGCCGACCCCGAAATTGGCAATCTGTTCACTGACGAGATTCTACTCAGCACCGAATTCGCCAGCGACCTGCTGTCGGCGCGGGCCAATCCAGCCGATCCATTCGAAACGGCTGCCGATAGCAACGATGACAGGATCGCGCCTTCGACGGTGATTGAAGTAGGCGGAGAGCTGATTGGTGTTGTCGGTGCCACCACGCCGCTGCTGGAGAGCATCTCCTCCCCCGGCTTAGTCGAGGTATTGCCTAGCTCCGACGCGATCGCCGAACTAGCCACCATCATTCAGACAGAGATAGACGAGCTATTGGCCTTTGACGACGGCTCGGGACGCAGTCTCGATAAGGTGATTTTGGTCTCTCACCTGCAACAGTTTGCGATCGAAGCCGAGCAACTGGCTCCTCTCCTGTCTGGCGTGGACATCATCGTGGCGGGCGGTTCCGACCAGATTGTGGCAGACCAGGAGGATATCGATCGCGGCTTGCAACCGGGCGACACCATCGACAACGTGTTCGATATCGACCCCGACACCCCTAGCGTTCAACCGGGCTATCCCTTCGTCACCTCCGATGCCGACGGCAACCCCGTTGCCGTGGTGTCCACCGATGGCGAGTACAGCTACGTGGGCCGTTTGGCGATCGAGTTTGACAGCAATGGCAACATCATTCCCGAGAGCGTTGACGAAACCGTTAGCGGTGCTTTTGCCACAACCGATGCTGGGGTTATCGCCCAGTTCAATCAAGCTGGAGCGCTGACTGACGCAGAAGCGCTGGAGGCAGCCTTCGCCGATGGCACTTCTCAGCAAGTGGTGCAGGATCTGGTCAATAACGTCACAAACGTTGTCAATTTGCAGGATGGCAATATTGTCGGTCAGTCAGATGTCTTCCTCAATGGTGCCCGCTCCTCCGTCCGCAACGAAGAAACCAACTTCGGCAACCTCACCGCCGATGCCAACATCTTCGTCGCCCGCGAAATTGAGGATATCGATACTTCCCCTATCTTGGTTTCCATCAAGAATGGCGGCGGCATCCGCGACATCATCGGCTTTGTGGGCCAGCTCGACGACGGCACTGTGGTGCAAACCACCACCCAGGCCAACCCTGCTGCTGGCAAAGAAGCAGGCGATGTGTCTCAACTGGATATTGCCAATACCCTGCGCTTCAACAACGGTCTGGAATTAGTCACCCTGACCTCCGAGCAGTTGCTCGAAGTGCTCGAACATGCGGTGGCTGAGTCTCAGCCGGATATGTTCAACGAGCCCGGACAGTTCGGCCAGGTGGGCAACATCCGCTTCAGCTTCGACCCCACCCAAGCGGCTCGCAGCTTCGATCCCAATACCCTCGAACAGATTACAGCAGGCGATCGCATCCTCAATGTGACGGTGTTTGACGAAGCCACGGGCGAATTTGTGCCGGTGGTAGTCGATGGAGAAGTGTTACCGAATGCTCCCGCTGCCATTCGGGTGGTCACCCTCGACTTCCTGGAAAATGGCGGCGATAGCTATCCGTTCCCCGTCTTCGAGGCATTGGACCCCGATTTCTACAACGAAGTCAATTTGGAAGCAGAGTTTGCGGCGCTGGCGAGTGGCAGCTTCCAAGACTTGGCGGACTTTGCCGATGCTGGCTCCGAGCAGGATGCCCTCGCGGAGCTCTTCTTTGCGGAGTTCAACGAAGATCTGGGCGGCTCTGCGTTTGGTGTGGAGGATACTTCGGTGTCAGAGGACGAGCGCGTCCAAAACCTGAGTTTCCGGGAAGATACTGTGTTGCCATCTCTGGCCGTTCTAATCGGCACAGATGGCGATGACATCTTGCAAGGGACTGCCGATGGCGATTCAATTTTCGGCTTAGCTGGCGACGACATTATTAAGGGTCGCGCTGGTGATGACGAGCTCTTTGGAGCTGACGGCGACGACTTCCTCAAAGGTGACTCGGGCAACGATACTCTCCTCGGCGGCGCTGGCGATGACGATCTCAAAGCTGGCCAAGGCGATGACGACCTCCAAGGGGGAGGTGGCAATGACGACCTCTTCGGTCGCGCTGGCGATGACACCTTGGTTGGCGGTGAGGGAGATGATGACCTCTTCGGTGGCGGCGGTGCCGATACCCTCGAAGGGGGTGGCGGCAACGACGACCTCAGAGCAGGTGGCGGTGCCGACACTCTGTATGGGGGCGAAGGGGATGACGATCTCATCGGCGGCGGCGGTGCCGACACCCTCATGGGGGGCAGTGGCAACGACGACCTCTTCGGTGGCGGCGGTGCCGACTTCATTGCTGGGGGCAGCGGTAGCGACGATCTCTTCGGTAACGGCGGTGCTGACACCCTCATGGGGGGCGGTGGCTCCGATCGCCTGAATGGCGGCGGCGGCAACGATACGGCTGATTTCAGCGACATTCCCGTTGGAGTCACGGCAGATCTGGCTGCTGGCACTGCCTTTTACGAGCCTGCACCCGATGTACTGATTACGGATACTTTGAGAAGTATTGAAAATCTCACGGGCACTGTCTTCAATGACAATCTCGCGGGCGATGCTCGTGCCAATATCCTCAACGGAGTTGGCGGGGCCGATGCCTTAACGGGCGGTGCTGGTGGAGATACCTTTGTCTTAGGCGACGAGTCAGGGGCGTTCTACGCTGAGGCGGGTACGGCTGACGTGGCCGAACTGACAGATTTTGCGACGGGTGAAGATCGCATTCAGCTCTCGGGCAGTCTTGGCGATTACGCTTTCTTTAGCTTGGGCAGCGGTCCTGCCACGGCTATTGCGCTCGATGATGGCAACGGCAGCTTTGACTTCCTGGGCGACGAACTCGTTGCCTTTGTGGGCAATGGATTTGAGCTGACTGACTTGGCTTTTGTCTGA
- a CDS encoding DoxX family membrane protein, which translates to MIETKLSNRLPIVLFILRLSVFAVMVIWVLDKFLNPSHTAAVFSSFYFINNLSSTLAYVIGSLQAIVVVAFLVGFLKKWSYGLVLAMHSVSTLSSYKQYLAPYESVNILFFAAWPMLAACIALYMLRDFDTRWSIGKAATRSE; encoded by the coding sequence ATGATTGAGACTAAACTTTCCAATCGATTGCCAATAGTTCTATTCATACTACGATTGAGCGTGTTTGCTGTAATGGTGATTTGGGTACTCGATAAGTTCCTAAATCCCAGTCATACAGCTGCAGTATTCTCAAGCTTTTATTTTATCAATAATTTAAGCAGCACATTAGCCTATGTTATTGGATCGCTACAAGCGATTGTTGTCGTAGCTTTTCTGGTAGGGTTTTTAAAAAAATGGAGTTACGGTTTGGTTTTAGCAATGCATTCGGTTTCAACCCTATCTTCATATAAGCAATACCTTGCTCCTTATGAAAGCGTAAACATTCTCTTCTTTGCTGCATGGCCTATGTTAGCTGCTTGTATCGCACTCTATATGCTACGCGACTTTGATACTCGATGGAGCATTGGCAAAGCAGCAACCAGATCGGAGTAA